TCTGAATATCTCCCATTCAAATTAGAATTATGACAATTCTTGTACCACCATGCTCCTCTGTTTAATGCGCAGTTGGCTGACCATATGTCATTATCCTGGTCTTTAGTAGAAAACATCCTGCCGTTGTGGTACATAAGGCTATCTCctgagaaaataaataaagatttgataTAGTTCACGTACAATGAAACTCAATTATCgctattatctgtatttttcctttgatattttgttgtgataattttcatatcactcgaGTAGAGTGAGAAGTAAAATAATCGGTAGTTTCTAAGGTCCTTAGCAACTGTGTATTAATCCTATCCACGCCACGCGCTAGAGTGTCGGCCAATCATAAAAGTTAAGCCggaactataaaaaataaaacgttATTATACGAATTCTATGAAATGTCATCAGAAATATGCAATGTTAGGTCAATGTAAGgaaaacataaactttttttatgagGCTGACAAACTGGGAAGGGTCTACCGAGTCCTTCTTAAGGTTTGCGTTGAGTACAAaaaaagtttagatgtttatgacATTGgcctaatattgtttttataatgcaatttaaattaatacattgaTAGCTTTTTAAATCGTAACACAAATGTCAAACGTATCTTAATCCCTTAAAGGACCCCTAATTGTGGAAAAAGTGTTctatgatgaaattgacattatacaaaatatagctttgttactatatttaggatATAATCAGCTATAGTTGCAGCATAAAAGATGATTTCTCGCaagaagtttaaaattttaccgtgaatttaataattaattaatttatagtCTGCATTTCTTCTGCAGACATGTATTTGTCTTCGTGTGCTTATACAATACATCCCCTATGCTCAGTAATTGACACATCGGAATTATGGGACTCTGATTTTGACCTAGATACAACGcttcaaatcataaaaaactttgaatatcaGGAAAATTTATGTACACAACAATTTGCAACATTTTCACTTAACGTTCCAAATATCAATTACTggacatttagaaaaaaatcaaactactGCAACTGAAAAACAAGAAGTCACAACTCTAAATATTGATCAAACATCTAATTTACCACATAACGTTGACTTTAAAACGGTGAAAATGGTGTTCGCCATAAATGAACACGCCGGCTGATCAGttgaaaaacttttttcaaatgaatgaacAAGCTGTGTGattacatatttatatcaaataagccTGCGCCAAAAAATAgtaccaaaaaaagaaaatgcattatcatcgtataaaatatatttatttgctggaatttgtaataattaatattacacATAttagcgataaatagattatttatgttttttttaactcaacgaaattgctataaaaatgaatacaaaaactttcaaaatatttttgaatatgaattgtccaaaatttttgttaaaattagcAGTTTATAGCTTGAATAAATTTGGTTTCAATGAGAATGGAGTCTGGCTGCATTTATCACAAACGCCCTCCATTTATTCAAAACAATGAAGTTAAATTTTGAGTTATACCTGCATCACCGCTATATCCACCTATATTTAAAGTATACTTTGTGTTGGCATCTCCGACACTGAATTTGGAATACACTGCATAACTAGAATTCCCGTCAAAATCTTCAAGGTGTATGTAAAGCTTGTAGTTTCCAGAAGAGGTTAGAACATTTATGAAATCATTTCCTGTGCAAAAGAGAAATGAGAAATTTATATTCGAACAAATGTAAATCGATCGGCTTATCATTTCTAGTTAAAACCCGTAAGCTagatattaaaaagttttaatccaGCGATTTCGTAATGCATGTTCCAAaacaggaatatgaaagttgtttcccattcgtttggtgtgttcgAGCTTTTGGTTTAAGCATTTGATCAGGGAATTTCCGTTTTTTTCGGTGGATTTTCCTTTCAGTTctgtattttttgtgttttacttttttctatcattcttgcaaaaataatcatttaaaacaaaacaacacaaaaaatatacagCTTACTGTTCGGTTGAGCCTCTActccgtaccttgacctataatggtttactttattattttgacttggatggagagttgtcttattggcactcataccacatcttcctacatctatatacaaaactttCTTTGTTGAAACCTATGTCCAAATGTTGTAAGAAATTGTTAAgtgttttgttctgttttttttattttaaatcattttggtCTGgtgtttaatttgttattttaatttaatctaTGACATGTGAATGATATATAGATCAAATTGCCTTACTGGTAAAAATAAGCTCAAccttatttcaaatgtttaaactaattaagTAACATgctcagatattttttttcaaatcgaaCGTGAATTAACTTCCTTGATATTGTTAACATTCTTATACAAAGAAatcatttatcaatatttcttcATAAAGGTTGAAAATGTGTACTCTAATAGGATAAAAATAAGCTAACACAGATGGCTGAAATAACTGTGTTCAATGGACAAgatgttttctttaaatgaattagatgttttagtcttagatgcatgattttttgtATTAGTTGTTTGTgtctttgaactagctgtcagtaactgcaagtactcaCATATCTGTACTTAGTGTCGTTTTATTGTTTGGATATATAAGTACCTGGCAACGTCCGACTCTGTGTAGTATTTCTAtgtgtatccatctgatgaattACGCccttttaaacttgtttttcaTAATTCGTTCTTATGGTGTAATGTTACACCATTGTCCCATGTTAGGGGAGGGTTCAGATCcctctaacatgtttaacccgccacattctgtatgtatgtgcctgtccaaagtcaggacaGTGGTCGTTGTTTGTTGATGggttgaatatttgtttttcgttcattttttgtacataaattatgccgttagttttctcgtttaaattgatttacatttgtcagtttggggcctttaatagctgactatgtggtatggaatttgctcattgttaatgGTCCTACTGTTACCcaaagttgtcaatttctgtatcatatggtctcttgtggagagtaaAGGCcctacagtgacctataattgttaatttctgtgtcatttgatctcttttggagagttgtctaattggcaattataacacatcttctttttttatatagaaaccAAAATTACCCAACCAAAACTCTGattttaaatttccaaatcCAGTCTCATAATCGCACCATCCTCTGTAAAAATCAACAGTGCCGTCCATTCTGCTTTGGAAAACCTTTTGGTAAGTAATATATCATTGATAATAATggaatcaaataaaatacattctCGACTTTTGCAGCAAttcgtccattttcactgaagtAAAATTGTGTCTGGATGCAGTATCGTAATTTCGATACATCTCTATtctttaaggttttttttatacgtAAAGCTATCAATTTGTGTACTAAAGTGTCTAATTGTAGCTCTTTCGctgtcatatttttgtttttaagtgtTCATGATGAATGTAAATCCAGGAAACGGAACCATTAAAATACGAACGTTGCTTGATAGCCATAACTGTTCCTTATTGACAGAAAAAAGCTCTGAGAATTCTGTAAAGCTTTATTGCTTAAGCCCCGAATTCTTGGAAATTTgatatgttataaatcaaaactTGTTAATCTATACATTCGTTGTAAGAAAactaaaatgtcaaatatatctAAAAGTATATTTATTAAGGGAGCTCCTGGGtataactcattttttttttctaatatagggttgtgcttttttttttataaatgaactttatcctatacttaatagaaaaatgaaataaaaaaatgggattATCGTTCATTTAAGTTCACAATCTGCATCCGGAataagcatacatttttgttaatgtcctttttttctgttgaactaatagaaGAAATAGAGGTTatatcgaaattaaaaaaaaatttacagaaatcgcttaaattttaaaattatttagttgatgtacagcttatttgaaaacactAATagaaatataggtcaccgatgagttaaaaaagattttcaaaatttaatgccaaaaaaataatttggagctttttcaatgatataaacattttaaacgtCATCTGGGAAACATGATAACGTAATAACTAATAGTGAAATAAATagaatttgtaatgaaaaaataaaggtttaatttttttacccACAAGTCTCCTTAATGGTTCTGAAGCATATATAAACAGTAACAGGTCACTTGAATAGGCCTAtctgtattttaaatattaaccaAATATCCATAGTGTTTTCCTCATTggactatatatatctatatcgTATATGTCAGTTACGTTTATGTGTTGTTTATTGATTACATCTTCTAACCGAAAATCAATAGACAcagatttttaatatatttagtaatatatatacaatatttgcGAAATttcatatgttattttttaaatttgaattaaccatatttttgacattttcataAAGTGTCATCAAGTAATCAaacacttaaggtggtacccaacactttaactaaaattaatttggctcgtttaattttcttaaaattttgacaaagtattttctttgatcctttgacaaaaatataaaaatttcaaaagatttgaaccaaccgttttatcagaaaaattacactggttatatagcagtttgacaaacacttattttgatcattgagaagcttaatattccttttacaacacaacttcattaaaacgtttagctgattttacggagttatctccctgtagtgttaggtaccaccttaacattGGTCTTCTGGAAGtttgaatgattaaaaaaaaaaacttcagaaAAAAGAGACAATTAGCTTAATAAAGTTACGtaagtttgaagaaaaaaagaaaccgggaataaaacagaaaattgcAAACAACTGTCTCTAGCCCATCACGAACAGcgaatatttaaagaaaaaaaggaaaaggaaaCAGCACTAACAAACACTATTAAAAAAGGAAActagtattattttttatttattttatcaaataaacaatgTTTCGATGCGACAAATGTGTCGTGAAATCTATTATTGAGATGTGCTATCCGACACACTTGGGATCCTGATAAACATGTCGGATTAAACAGAGTGTTGGAATTCTCAGGTTTTTTCTTCAAAGATAGGTATATTTAAGGACCATGAAAATGTGTCGATTAAAGAGAATGTTAGAATACTGAGATGTCGGATTAGGTAAGCTACACTGTACTTATATTCATTTTACTTGTTCGACAAAGTGAAcactattttttcaaaagtaaattaCACTCAACATTAATATCTGTATTATGtatgaaaaaattatatcactactgtaacattattaaaaaaggtgaaataaaatttacatcttCACTTCACTTACAGTCCAACCAAATCCTGCTGTATCCATGTCACAGTAAACATCAAACTTCTTATCTGATGGACATATTGTATATACCCCTGATTTACTTCCTATTGGAAGGTCACTGCAATCCCGTGGACGGAAGTGtaaagctattttaaaaaagtgaattaagattttattcattatttcgTATTTCTGATAATATATACGTAAAGTCACCAGAGAACGACTGGATGACGACGTTTCGTGAAAATACTTTTTATAGAGATTAACATGTTCGAAATTCTTATGCTTTGTCATACTAGTCATCGACGTAAAGTACCTATCCCTCTTGATGCAGAACccgcatttgtttttttttattcaagggagctaccatttgatttttatggagGGGTGGGTGGCAGGAatggagttttgagtaaaaccGAAAAGGCTGGATGAGCAACTTTACAAAAAAGCAGAACcacaatttctgtaaaaaataaataagataaatcatttaaaaaaaaagaggcaagACCGAATATAGTAAAagattaaaaaccaattgttcgaaaacaattatttaaggGTCTTTCCATatcaatttattgaaaaaaagctAGTTCTCATTTACTCAAAGTTTAAATTGACATCCAATCATAAGTTTCTTCATTACGATGCCATTAATTGGGTTTTTAATACTTTTGAGtgaaataagggagataatgtaatacttttattttaatttctatggtagcttctttcacactgatttcaaatatacatagtttttttatacttttgacTGGAAACCAGAATATGATCGGCCACTTCCGGTTTATAAATATTCACTTCTGGTCTTTCGTGATAAGCTAATGTACTagtatttaaattacaaaatatatggaCTCCGAGTACTTTTTCATGAAAAAGTGCAGAATGGCTACTTTCTGGATTATCAAGGTCACTTCCGCTTAACATTTTTCAATGTCATATGTCACCCAACCTTTTGTCAAAGGTCATACGTCTTTATAATAAACCAAGTTAAAGTAATAATCAATTTACTTTCTAATTTGACATTTCAGTGGCCATTAGATGCCATTGAATTGTTTCAGACCAATGAAACCCAATTATCTTCATTACAGCAAAGCAAACATTTTGCCTTTGtccttttatatatatctttaaaagtgtttcagtaaatggaaaaacaatgaaaattggCAAGTTGTCCTtcacctttgaccttgacctcattttctaagtTATGACATAGGGGTCTCAAATAAAGGATTCCAGGGTTACACgattaacggtttatgagtaatgaaaaaataaaaaaattggcttaaaaaataagaacaataATCAGACcaaattacaactaaaaaaaatcaggatgaAATTGTTAATCCTAGCTACCTTCAATGAcctaaaatcaaatggtagctccctacgTGTGGTGTTACTGGTGACGATTGCTATTTGGCAATTTCGTACTTGATAACTTATCCTGAAGATTTAGATATTAATATATTAGTAATCAAGAGTAGTGTGTATACTGTTTTTACACTATTGGTTATTTCACTTTttctaattattaaaaaaaataaaggaaatattCTATAACgccattattattatttttttctgagatcCCACAAAACAACTTAATGTTAAGCTTTGCATGCTTTGTAGAAAACCGTTGATAAAAACAagttgaataaaattatgacaAAGTTGTCTGAAAAAAACCATTTTACACGAATAAAAACATGAATCTAAAGTTACTGATGAGCTGATGCAAAGACGCTCTAACACAAGAAAATGTGAAGGATAAACACATTCAAAAGCATGACTGAAAAACATCAGTTGATCAGATTTATTTGTGCAAATGCATATGcaatgaaatataaaacttaCGTGTGCTACATTCATATAACTTAATAGGTAATGGAACGCAAAAGTAATCCGGTCCCCGTGGCATACAGGCCTCATTGCGCTTACAAGCATTCCCTTCGCATTGACCAGCTAGTTTCTGAAAGTTGTCAGACcaaacaattatatttacatgaaCATTTTAATCATTAGTCCTTCTTTCTCCCGATTAAACAACATGATCAACTTAcatgaacttttatttttaataacagagacttttttatcaaaacgtgaaatatgataattatattgGAGCACCATTTTCACAAAATACGCAAAAATTCGAACATATGCCGTAAATTTTAATTagtcaaatgtatatataattttcacgGTGTTGTATAAATAATTGCTAAAGCAATATAGTATCATTATAATAAAGGTTTAGTGTATTtgattattatataaatgttataatcaaccaaattcaaaaacaaacaattaattcagtaaaacttcaaaattaaactattgTGCGACATGGCATGTAACATGGTAAATAGGCAATGCATGCCCCATCCCCAAAATactcaataatatataaaaatatgataccATTCAACTATGTGATTAACGTTGATGAATGAAAAGTATTTCTAGAATACACTTCTTCATACGTtactaaatttattttgaaggAACGCTTGAGACCGAATTTTTAgcctaataatttttttttaagttttaacatCTAAAACAGAACGGTGAAAATGTAGTCATGTTAACATAAACTAGGATTATGTGAACGCTTTAGTTTTGAAGCTTTGTTTAGAATAAGCAATATGTTGGTAACAAAGTAGTAGGTtctttttggagaaaaaaaaatcacagttaaGGGGTCTATAACTATGATAACTAAATCAATAGTGattattattgtataaaatCTTTAGCATTGTGAAACTTCTCAGAATACTGAGGTAAAAgtgtaataaaatttatcatatcGGTTAAGAATTAGCTTCTCTTATTGGATAACAAGGGGCCATATGACATTCTTTATTCGTCAGCACAAAATTCCACCGGTCTTTAACAGAAAAACACAGATCATAAAACCGGTCGTTAACGAACCTTCACATGTAAATGATCAGAAGGGCGTGGTTTCTCTGTTTTAGAGTGATGTCAATTTTATATTGAAGTTGTTGAATTGTTTCCCATATGTTTTcgttaaatgtaaaattatagaaaactttattttgttatcataaACTGACTTATGACATATGACTTATAGTTATCACTATGAATGGTCCTTGCTATTTCGTACATTTTCAACTTTCACAGAAATCTGCCTTTTGTAAACTCCTCTTGCAATTTAGATTTTTGTGACATTTGGTGTTAATTTTTTGCGACACTTGACCAGTGAGTGACCTATTGGTGTCAAACAATAATACCCTTTGCACTGTAATGACAACAATTCTTTGTGATgtcattatttaaattatcaaCAAGGTTTGACATATTCTGAAATGAGAAACAATTAGTAAAATCGTGTATAGgcttttcccgtttgaatggttttacactagtaattttggggccctttatagcttgttgttcggtgtaagccaaggctccgtgttgaaggccgtactttatttctcagtgtgtttgaatttgtttgatagccttttggtcatgactgtttgtctctaatatttaattaactgtgcatttgtattcagatatcgaagatcaaatttattcgttctttgtgtaatcatacgttttttgattgagttaagtctgctaattgatattttatcgtatgtttttatatgttgtgatgttatgctattgttttagaaaaagggagaaggtttgggcccattaaaacgtttaatcccgctgcaaatgtttgcacctgtcctaagtcaggaatctgatgtacagtagttgtcgtttgtttatgtaatatatacgtgtttctcgtttctcgttttgtttatatagattagaccgttggttttcccgtttgaatggttttacactagtaattttggggccctttatagcttgttgttcggtgtgagccaaggctccgtgttgaaggccgtactttaacctataatggtttactttttaaattgttatttggatggagagttgtctcattggcactcacaccacatcttcctatatctttttAATGTCTTATAGTTTTTATGAGTCgttttataattgtaatgaattttaaattatacatcaAATTGTCAGATTTATTCTCAAATGGAACTTTAATTgaatatgtattaaaataaatacatttttgattttacaaagggattttctttattttattcctATACTTTGTGATATAAATTGTGCAATTATTAATGCAAATCACTGATTACCGGTAAGACTGTTAAGACTGATTAAAAAAGTTCACGACTAAAACTTTAAGTCAGAGGTTTTATAATTTGCAAACTTGATATTTATCAATTGATATTATTTACTCTATCCCATTGCTAGGCGGTAGAAAAAGTTTTGAATGTCTCTTTTTCGTGCTGACCAATCAAAAATCGATGatttaaaagacaataaaatgaaattgcaGTATTTAAGGAAAGAGAATGCTTTAGTTCTACGTTTGGCTCAAAACTTTATCATTGAACTTGTTGACTGTCagaataaaaatgattaaaaatctttctttagacaataatgataggacattcagtataatcaattgaaaaacTCACAGCTGAGAGGTTTATAGAGCAGATTTGTACCCCGCGAAAAAACATTGTATTCCTTGGCCTCAGTTGACAATGATTTCTCAAGATAAAAGGTAACAATATGCTCTATCATCCTCTCAGCtatgatatataattattaatacACACGATAATATGGCTAAAACATACTTAAAAACTAATCTGTTATCATATATGActaatttcatttgtttatgtttataagcATTTATTATCCTAAGTAttcttacatgtaatatatttttgaaatatttaacaataatttgatttatagaTCTTGGATCGTATTTACCTGTGGAAAGTTTGAGGCAGCAATAAAGCTGTTCCCTGCACTTTCAATGAGTCCACATTTACTTTCCCCGGGTTCAGCATCATTTATCTGACAAGTTTTATTCCATGctataaagtttatagatttgcATACCTCGACCCTCGAGCAAAAC
The nucleotide sequence above comes from Mytilus trossulus isolate FHL-02 chromosome 5, PNRI_Mtr1.1.1.hap1, whole genome shotgun sequence. Encoded proteins:
- the LOC134719751 gene encoding fibrinogen-like protein A, with protein sequence MNINRHKMFRLAVLCFSLFAWTICEIVVIQKQKDEIYSGHVLFEVSMPMWSLCAQFCSRVEVCKSINFIAWNKTCQINDAEPGESKCGLIESAGNSFIAASNFPQKLAGQCEGNACKRNEACMPRGPDYFCVPLPIKLYECSTPLHFRPRDCSDLPIGSKSGVYTICPSDKKFDVYCDMDTAGFGWTVFQSRMDGTVDFYRGWCDYETGFGNLKSEFWLGNDFINVLTSSGNYKLYIHLEDFDGNSSYAVYSKFSVGDANTKYTLNIGGYSGDAGDSLMYHNGRMFSTKDQDNDIWSANCALNRGAWWYKNCHNSNLNGRYSEQWSYTNMIWRGYRYSLKSTKMMIKRNKELV